A window of Cellulomonas fimi contains these coding sequences:
- a CDS encoding GNAT family N-acetyltransferase, which yields MTEAHWPRVAAIYAAGIATGQATFAAEVPSWEEFDAGKHPGLRWVAVDGDAVLGWVAVSPVSARAVYSGVVEVSVYVDPAAHGRGVGRLLLERLLVEAPAQGVWTVQAGVFPENTASLALHTAVGFRVVGTRERLGRMTFGPFAGRWRDVVLLERRLDD from the coding sequence ATGACCGAGGCGCACTGGCCCCGCGTCGCGGCGATCTACGCCGCGGGGATCGCGACCGGCCAGGCGACCTTCGCCGCGGAGGTGCCGTCGTGGGAGGAGTTCGACGCCGGCAAGCACCCCGGGCTGCGCTGGGTCGCGGTCGACGGCGACGCGGTGCTCGGGTGGGTCGCCGTGTCGCCCGTGTCGGCACGGGCCGTCTACTCCGGGGTCGTCGAGGTCTCGGTCTACGTCGACCCCGCGGCGCACGGCCGCGGCGTCGGGCGGCTGCTGCTCGAGCGGCTGCTGGTCGAGGCGCCCGCCCAGGGCGTATGGACCGTGCAGGCGGGCGTCTTCCCGGAGAACACCGCGAGCCTCGCGCTGCACACCGCGGTCGGGTTCCGCGTCGTCGGCACGCGCGAGCGCCTCGGGCGGATGACGTTCGGGCCGTTCGCGGGCCGGTGGCGCGACGTCGTCCTGCTGGAGCGCCGGCTCGACGACTGA
- a CDS encoding class I SAM-dependent methyltransferase, whose translation MTGQHVAYWDAQAASYDRVTAWAERRLLADARAWVGERAHGRTLDVGVGTGANLPHLVGHADSLCGVDQSGAMLDLARRRAGTLGADVELVQGDAAALPWPDASFDTVVCTFALCCVDDELAVLLELARVVRPDGAVLLADHVESSSGVLRAGQSLLDAVERRHGERFRRRPLLRLPEAGLAAIEQEASRYRLVERVAARRERRARRH comes from the coding sequence ATGACCGGTCAGCACGTCGCGTACTGGGACGCGCAGGCGGCCTCGTACGACCGTGTCACGGCATGGGCCGAGCGTCGCCTGCTCGCCGACGCGCGCGCCTGGGTCGGCGAGCGCGCGCACGGGCGGACGCTCGACGTCGGCGTCGGGACCGGCGCCAACCTCCCGCACCTCGTCGGGCACGCCGACAGCCTGTGCGGCGTCGACCAGAGCGGCGCGATGCTCGACCTCGCCCGGCGCCGGGCCGGGACGCTCGGCGCGGACGTCGAGCTCGTGCAGGGCGACGCGGCGGCCCTGCCGTGGCCCGACGCGTCCTTCGACACCGTCGTGTGCACGTTCGCGCTGTGCTGCGTCGACGACGAGCTCGCCGTGCTGCTCGAGCTCGCGCGCGTCGTGCGCCCCGACGGGGCGGTGCTGCTGGCCGACCACGTCGAGTCGTCGTCGGGGGTGCTCCGCGCGGGCCAGAGCCTGCTCGACGCCGTGGAGCGGCGGCACGGCGAACGGTTCCGCCGTCGACCGCTGCTGCGTCTGCCCGAGGCGGGCCTCGCCGCGATCGAGCAGGAGGCGTCGCGGTACCGCCTCGTCGAGCGCGTCGCCGCACGTCGCGAGCGTCGCGCACGCCGGCACTGA
- a CDS encoding GNAT family N-acetyltransferase, which translates to MPLTPVPARSADVDEIHALRRDLEDWMADRGVDQWPRGSLPRDRVEAQVAAGEWWVVRDAHGLAATIRLLWSDPDFWGDDATPAVYVHGLMVARRRSGDGLGGALLDWAAAHGREAGVARFRLDCRTSNPALRRYYEGQGFVAVGERDFGTHRNVLLEQPVPAGDRTGP; encoded by the coding sequence GTGCCCCTGACCCCCGTCCCCGCCCGGTCCGCCGACGTCGACGAGATCCACGCGCTGCGTCGTGACCTCGAGGACTGGATGGCCGACCGCGGCGTCGACCAGTGGCCGCGAGGATCGCTCCCCCGCGACCGCGTCGAGGCGCAGGTCGCCGCGGGCGAGTGGTGGGTGGTCCGCGACGCGCACGGCCTGGCGGCGACGATCCGGCTCCTGTGGTCCGACCCGGACTTCTGGGGCGACGACGCGACGCCCGCGGTCTACGTGCACGGCCTGATGGTGGCCCGACGCCGGTCGGGCGACGGGCTCGGCGGCGCGCTCCTCGACTGGGCCGCCGCGCATGGCCGTGAGGCCGGCGTCGCGCGGTTCCGCCTCGACTGCCGCACCAGCAACCCCGCGCTGCGCCGCTACTACGAGGGCCAGGGGTTCGTCGCCGTCGGCGAGCGCGACTTCGGGACGCACCGCAACGTCCTCCTCGAGCAGCCGGTCCCCGCAGGCGACCGCACCGGGCCCTGA
- a CDS encoding YnfA family protein — MTVLRSLVLFVAAAVAEIGGAWLVWQGVREHRGWVWIGAGVMALGVYGFVATLQPDAHFGRILAAYGGVFVAGSLAWGMLVDGFRPDRYDVIGALVCLLGVAIIMYAPRSG; from the coding sequence GTGACGGTCCTGAGGTCCCTCGTCCTGTTCGTCGCCGCCGCCGTCGCCGAGATCGGCGGTGCGTGGCTCGTCTGGCAGGGCGTGCGTGAGCACCGCGGCTGGGTGTGGATCGGCGCGGGAGTCATGGCGCTCGGCGTCTACGGGTTCGTCGCGACGCTGCAGCCCGACGCGCACTTCGGCCGCATCCTCGCCGCCTACGGAGGGGTCTTCGTCGCCGGGTCGCTCGCCTGGGGGATGCTCGTCGACGGGTTCCGGCCCGACCGCTACGACGTGATCGGTGCCCTCGTCTGCCTGCTGGGCGTCGCGATCATCATGTACGCGCCCCGCAGCGGCTGA
- a CDS encoding DNA glycosylase AlkZ-like family protein, translated as MHHLSRADARRVAVRAQLLTAPRPTDVLTVARGLTMLQVDHTKAVAPSADLVLWSRIGSRYDPDELADAVDDLTLVDVQGMIRPAEDLALYTAEMAAWPGPDAKDWAHAQARWLRDNAACRQDILDALRGDGPLTARELPDTTVRPWRSSGWNRDRNVPMMLDLMVQAGEVAAAGRRGRDRLWDLAERIYPDDPPVPVEEARRRRDERRLHALGIARARGPECPVEPVDVGEAGEPAVVDGVRGEWRVDPTLLDAPFEGRAALLSPFDRLVQDRKRMVELFEFDYALEMYKPAAARRWGYYALPVLHGDRLVGKVDATADHAAGVLRVHAVHEDVPWRPAVRADVADELEDLARWLGLDLHLGARTHAS; from the coding sequence GTGCACCACCTGTCACGTGCCGACGCCCGACGCGTCGCCGTGCGCGCGCAGCTGCTGACCGCGCCGCGGCCGACCGACGTCCTCACGGTCGCGCGCGGGCTGACGATGCTGCAGGTCGACCACACCAAGGCGGTCGCGCCGAGCGCCGACCTCGTGCTGTGGAGCCGGATCGGTTCCCGGTACGACCCCGACGAGCTCGCCGACGCGGTCGACGACCTCACGCTCGTCGACGTGCAGGGCATGATCCGGCCGGCCGAGGACCTCGCGCTCTACACCGCCGAGATGGCCGCATGGCCCGGGCCGGACGCCAAGGACTGGGCGCATGCGCAGGCCCGGTGGCTGCGCGACAACGCCGCGTGCCGGCAGGACATCCTCGACGCGCTGCGCGGAGACGGCCCGCTGACCGCGCGCGAGCTGCCCGACACGACGGTCCGCCCGTGGCGGTCGAGCGGCTGGAACCGGGACCGGAACGTCCCGATGATGCTCGACCTCATGGTGCAGGCGGGCGAGGTGGCCGCCGCAGGGCGCCGTGGCCGGGACCGGCTCTGGGACCTGGCCGAGCGCATCTACCCCGACGACCCGCCCGTGCCCGTCGAGGAGGCGCGGCGGCGGCGTGACGAGCGTCGGCTCCACGCGCTCGGCATCGCGCGGGCACGCGGACCCGAGTGCCCGGTGGAGCCCGTCGACGTCGGCGAGGCCGGGGAGCCGGCGGTCGTCGACGGGGTGCGCGGCGAGTGGCGCGTCGACCCGACGCTGCTCGACGCGCCGTTCGAGGGCCGCGCCGCGCTCCTGTCGCCGTTCGACCGGCTGGTCCAGGACCGCAAGCGCATGGTCGAGCTCTTCGAGTTCGACTACGCGCTCGAGATGTACAAGCCCGCCGCCGCCCGCCGCTGGGGCTACTACGCGCTGCCCGTGCTGCACGGCGACCGGCTCGTCGGCAAGGTCGACGCGACCGCCGACCACGCCGCGGGGGTCCTGCGGGTCCACGCGGTGCACGAGGACGTCCCGTGGCGACCGGCGGTCCGGGCCGACGTCGCGGACGAGCTCGAGGACCTCGCCCGCTGGCTCGGCCTCGACCTGCACCTCGGCGCGCGCACGCACGCGTCCTGA
- a CDS encoding siderophore-interacting protein — MPQIAVTHAPSGLVHASVVRAERVTPHMVRVTLGGEDLRRFEYRGFDQWVRLAIPVRDDTRFDNMSDRFDTRAYLRFLTLPKATRPVIRSYTIRDHRPDGPDGTPEVDIDFVCHGPVGVGGPWAEAAQPGVDVAFIDQGCGWVHVPADRVLLVADESGLPAVAGILRDLPRDTVGDAFVELIDAADAQPVDAPDGVTVHWLPRAGSEPVGELALAALRALPWSDGTVAAFAVGESRLATGTRRFLVNERGVPKTHVTFCGYWKAGTRAPS; from the coding sequence GTGCCCCAGATCGCCGTCACCCACGCCCCCAGCGGGCTCGTGCACGCATCCGTCGTGCGCGCCGAGCGCGTCACCCCGCACATGGTCCGCGTGACCCTCGGCGGCGAGGACCTGCGCCGGTTCGAGTACCGCGGCTTCGACCAGTGGGTCCGGCTGGCGATCCCGGTGCGGGACGACACCCGGTTCGACAACATGTCCGACCGGTTCGACACCCGCGCCTACCTGCGCTTCCTCACGCTGCCCAAGGCCACACGCCCGGTGATCCGCAGCTACACGATCCGCGACCACCGCCCCGACGGCCCCGACGGGACGCCCGAGGTCGACATCGACTTCGTCTGCCACGGCCCCGTCGGCGTCGGCGGCCCCTGGGCCGAGGCCGCGCAGCCCGGCGTCGACGTCGCGTTCATCGACCAGGGCTGCGGGTGGGTGCACGTCCCCGCCGACCGCGTCCTGCTCGTCGCCGACGAGAGCGGCCTCCCCGCGGTCGCCGGCATCCTGCGCGACCTCCCCCGCGACACCGTCGGCGACGCGTTCGTCGAGCTCATCGACGCCGCCGACGCCCAGCCCGTCGACGCTCCCGACGGCGTGACCGTGCACTGGCTCCCCCGCGCCGGCAGCGAGCCCGTCGGCGAGCTCGCCCTGGCGGCGCTGCGCGCGCTCCCGTGGTCCGACGGCACCGTCGCCGCCTTCGCCGTCGGCGAGTCCCGGCTCGCGACCGGCACCCGGCGGTTCCTCGTCAACGAGCGCGGCGTCCCCAAGACCCACGTCACCTTCTGCGGCTACTGGAAGGCCGGCACGCGCGCCCCGTCCTGA